A part of Fusarium oxysporum Fo47 chromosome III, complete sequence genomic DNA contains:
- a CDS encoding kinase-like domain-containing protein translates to MPSLGFLKKKRTREGYSDPSASSPTSPVTPTTSRSKSISKAFHLPRTSRQSTSAPSAQPTNGQNQQQQQQPDRIQEGAVSQSNQSSAPNEQTTGATDGQQQEDMSAINLHQPSYGAGSPMNHDHQNLPSINNLINPPQQQQQHNAQGNSYNNGQTNPQYLAATIDSHRPQTVSPGTDPAALQQQQQQALPQPSMPPQQQQSQAQQQHQQPSQQFQQQQNQSQNQAQQHQQYQHQPHHQQNASTGSVMRVTKGKYSLGDFDILRTLGTGSFGRVHLVQSKHNQRFYAVKVLKKAQVVKMKQVEHTNDERRMLADVKHPFLITLWGTFQDPKNLYMVMDFVEGGELFSLLRKSGRFPNPVAKFYAAEVTLALEYLHSKNIIYRDLKPENLLLDRHGHLKITDFGFAKRVPDKTWTLCGTPDYLAPEVVSNKGYNKSVDWWSLGILIYEMLCGYTPFWDSGSPMKIYENILKGKVKYPAYVNADAQNLLERLITADLTKRLGNLYGGPDDVKTHPWFAEVTWDRLARKDIDAPYTPPVKAGAGDASQFDRYPEDPEKYGVVTAPDEYGHMFTEF, encoded by the exons ATGCCTTCACTGGGGTTTCTCAAGAAAAAGCGGACCAGAGAGGGCTACTCTGACCCTTCTGCCTCAAGTCCAACTAGTCCAGTTACTCCTACCACTTCCAGGTCCAAGTCCATCTCTAAAGCTTTTCACCTGCCTCGAACAAGCAGGCAATCCACCTCAGCCCCAAGTGCTCAACCAACCAACGGCCAGaaccagcaacaacagcagcagcccgACCGGATTCAGGAAGGTGCCGTGTCTCAATCGAATCAATCCTCTGCGCCGAATGAGCAGACGACAGGAGCTACCGACGgacagcaacaagaagatATGAGCGCAATTAACCTCCATCAACCCTCATACGGTGCGGGCAGTCCTATGAATCACGATCATCAGAACCTACCTagcatcaacaacctcatcaacccgccccagcaacagcagcagcacaaTGCCCAGGGCAATTCCTACAACAACGGCCAGACCAACCCGCAGTACCTAGCCGCCACGATAGATAGCCATCGACCGCAGACCGTCAGTCCCGGAACCGATCCCGCAGCcctccaacagcagcagcaacaggctCTGCCACAGCCGAGTATGCCTCCGCAACAGCAACAGTCGCAGGcgcagcaacaacaccagcagccatctcagcagttccaacaacagcagaaccagagccagaatCAAGCGCAACAGCACCAGCAGTACCAACACCAGCCGCACCACCAACAGAACGCTAGCACTGGTTCAGTCATGCGCGTAACAAAGGGAAAATACTCGTTGGGTGACTTCGATATCTTGAGGACGCTTGGAACTGGTAGCTTCGGCCGAGTACATTTAGTCCAATCGAAGCACAATCAGCGTTTCTATGCGGTCAAGGTGCTCAAGAAGGCCCAGGTGGTCAAAATGAAGCAAGTCGAACATACCAATGACGAACGTCGCATGCTAGCTGACGTCAAGCACCCTTTCCTCATTACCCTCTGGGGCACGTTCCAGGACCCGAAGAACCTCTACATGGTGATGGATTTCGTTGAAGGTGGAGAGCTGTTTTCACTTCTGAGGAAGTCGGGA CGTTTCCCTAACCCCGTTGCCAAATTCTACGCCGCGGAGGTCACTTTAGCTTTGGAATACCTCCATTCAAAGAACATTATATACCGTGATCTCAAGCCAGAAAATTTGCTACTCGATCGACATGGCCATCTTAAGATCACAGATTTCGGTTTCGCGAAGCGCGTGCCTGACAAGACATGGACTCTGTGTGGTACACCGGATTATCTAGCTCCTGAAGTGGTCTCTAACAAAGGCTACAACAAATCCGTGGATTG GTGGTCCTTGGGTATCCTGATATACGAAATGCTTTGCGGTTACACCCCCTTCTGGGATAGCGGATCTCCCATGAAGATATACGAAAACATTCTCAAGGGCAAAGTTAAATATCCGGCATACGTCAACGCGGACGCTCAAAATCTTCTTGAGCGTCTGATCACAGCCGACCTCACAAAGCGATTAGGTAACCTCTACGGAGGCCCAGATGACGTGAAGACCCATCCTTGGTTCGCTGAAGTCACCTGGGATCGATTAGCCAGGAAGGACATTGACGCACCTTACACGCCACCAGTCAAGGCGGGTGCCGGAGACGCGAGTCAATTCGATCGTTACCCTGAGGATCCCGAGAAGTACGGGGTGGTTACGGCACCAGATGA ATACGGTCACATGTTTACGGAGTTTTAA